The Clostridium sp. AWRP genome has a window encoding:
- a CDS encoding ABC transporter permease — translation MKKIIIKRLLAMILVIFGVTIIVFFLSHVIPGDPARMMAGQRASQDTLISIRKQLGLDKPLIVQYFIYMKGLLSGNLGISIRTQQPVVSDLVTYFPATLELVLYAFLIALIVGIPLGVLTSLKQNTLTDYLGRIFCIGGVSIPAFWGGIILILIFYSKLNLLPSSGRLSLGVVFNTKITGLITIDSLLTGNFAVFKDALRHIILPAIVLSYAQLATITRQVRSSMIEVLNEEYIKTARANGIKEKFLIVSYALRNALVPTITVVGLSLGGLLGGAVVTETVFNWPGMGKYVVDSIAFLDFQSIMGFTIVVVIGYVLINLVVDILYMLLNPQTRG, via the coding sequence ATGAAAAAGATTATTATAAAAAGACTTCTAGCAATGATATTAGTTATTTTTGGAGTTACAATAATAGTGTTTTTCCTATCTCATGTAATTCCAGGAGATCCAGCCAGAATGATGGCTGGACAGAGAGCTTCACAGGATACACTTATAAGTATTAGAAAACAGCTTGGATTAGATAAACCTTTAATAGTTCAGTATTTCATTTATATGAAAGGTCTTTTATCAGGAAATTTAGGAATATCAATAAGAACACAACAGCCAGTTGTATCAGATCTTGTAACATATTTCCCAGCTACTTTAGAATTAGTTTTATATGCATTTTTAATAGCACTTATAGTGGGAATTCCATTAGGTGTTTTAACAAGTCTAAAACAAAACACATTAACTGATTATTTAGGAAGAATTTTCTGCATAGGAGGAGTTTCTATTCCAGCATTTTGGGGAGGAATAATTTTAATACTCATATTTTATTCAAAATTAAATTTACTTCCTTCTTCAGGACGGTTATCCCTTGGTGTAGTTTTTAATACTAAAATAACTGGTCTTATAACAATAGATAGTTTGCTTACTGGAAACTTTGCAGTATTTAAAGACGCCTTAAGGCATATTATACTGCCAGCAATTGTTTTATCTTATGCACAACTTGCAACAATTACAAGGCAAGTTAGATCAAGCATGATTGAAGTTTTAAATGAAGAATATATAAAAACGGCTAGAGCAAATGGTATAAAAGAAAAATTTTTAATTGTATCTTATGCACTTAGAAATGCATTAGTTCCTACAATAACTGTAGTTGGATTATCACTTGGAGGACTTTTAGGTGGAGCAGTAGTAACAGAAACTGTATTTAACTGGCCTGGAATGGGTAAATATGTAGTTGATTCAATAGCATTTTTAGACTTTCAATCTATAATGGGATTTACTATTGTAGTTGTAATAGGATATGTTCTTATAAATTTGGTAGTTGATATTTTATATATGCTTTTGAATCCACAGACTAGGGGATAG
- the eutM gene encoding ethanolamine utilization microcompartment protein EutM, with amino-acid sequence MKSDALGMIETKGLVGSIEAADAMVKAANVNLIGKEHVGGGLVTVMVRGDVGAVKAATDAGAAAAQRVGELISVHVIPRPHVEVETILPKTGLKED; translated from the coding sequence ATGAAATCTGATGCATTAGGAATGATTGAAACAAAGGGGTTAGTAGGTTCTATAGAGGCTGCAGATGCAATGGTAAAGGCAGCTAACGTTAACTTAATAGGAAAAGAACATGTTGGCGGCGGTCTTGTAACAGTAATGGTAAGAGGAGACGTAGGAGCAGTAAAGGCAGCTACTGATGCTGGTGCTGCTGCAGCACAACGTGTTGGAGAATTAATTTCTGTTCATGTTATTCCTCGTCCACACGTTGAAGTTGAAACTATCCTTCCTAAAACTGGTTTAAAGGAAGACTAA
- a CDS encoding ABC transporter substrate-binding protein: protein MEKTKMYKKRLCAILMGVCLAAFSVGCGNTTSSSNSNGSSSSDKSKLTIAINGDMGTLDPGVTMDNMAWKITYPAYERLVQFNGESTDIKPALATKWETSSDGLIWTFHLDKGHKFTDGTEVTSNAVKFSFERILALKKGPADTFKVIKTINTPDKYTVQFVLNSAFPQFLATLATNYSSIVNPKVMSHEQNGDKAQNYLATHTDGSGAYELTEWKKGAYIHLTLNPNYSKKPALKDVYFKLVADASSARLELEKGDVDIAEGVDIDQIDKLKSNQNVSIVKKSSLLVDYVYLNCTKGNPALQDTKVRQAISYAVDYNSIISKVMHGYASPIASPVPKGLWGYNASAFKYTKNVEKAKSLLKEAGVSNLQLTLLYSDRFPNWEQEALIIQSNLKDIGITVNLRKVAYATMRDMLDSGKFDLSLGVWSPDYADPFMFMNYWFDSNDQGLAGNRAFYVNPTVDTLVRKAASITDQSQREDLYNQAQKVVIEDAPYVYLYQKDFVIPISKNVKGFVYNPMLEGIYNLADMSK from the coding sequence ATGGAGAAGACAAAGATGTACAAAAAAAGATTGTGTGCAATTTTAATGGGAGTTTGTTTAGCTGCATTTTCAGTAGGATGTGGAAATACAACGTCATCAAGCAATTCAAATGGTTCTAGTTCATCAGACAAAAGTAAATTAACTATTGCTATTAATGGAGACATGGGAACTTTGGATCCAGGTGTTACGATGGATAATATGGCATGGAAAATAACATATCCTGCTTACGAAAGACTTGTACAATTTAATGGTGAATCTACAGACATAAAACCAGCGTTAGCAACTAAATGGGAGACAAGCAGTGATGGACTTATATGGACTTTTCATTTAGACAAGGGACATAAATTTACAGATGGAACAGAAGTTACATCAAATGCTGTAAAATTTTCCTTTGAAAGAATACTTGCTTTAAAGAAAGGACCAGCTGATACATTCAAAGTAATAAAGACTATAAATACACCAGATAAGTACACTGTTCAGTTTGTTTTAAACAGTGCTTTCCCTCAATTTTTAGCTACGCTTGCTACCAACTATAGTAGTATAGTAAATCCTAAAGTTATGAGTCATGAACAAAATGGTGATAAAGCTCAAAATTATTTGGCTACCCATACAGATGGAAGTGGTGCTTATGAACTTACTGAATGGAAAAAGGGAGCTTATATACATCTTACTTTGAATCCTAACTATTCTAAAAAACCAGCTTTAAAAGACGTTTATTTTAAACTAGTTGCAGATGCTTCATCAGCAAGACTTGAACTTGAAAAAGGTGATGTAGACATTGCAGAAGGAGTAGATATCGATCAAATTGATAAACTTAAAAGTAATCAAAATGTTTCAATTGTGAAAAAGTCAAGCTTACTAGTTGATTATGTATATTTAAATTGTACAAAAGGTAATCCTGCACTTCAAGACACAAAGGTAAGACAAGCTATAAGCTATGCTGTTGATTATAATTCGATAATAAGTAAAGTTATGCATGGTTATGCTTCACCGATAGCAAGTCCTGTACCAAAAGGATTGTGGGGATACAATGCATCTGCTTTTAAATACACTAAAAATGTTGAAAAAGCAAAATCACTGTTAAAAGAAGCAGGAGTAAGCAACTTACAACTCACTCTACTTTACTCAGACAGATTCCCTAACTGGGAACAAGAAGCATTGATTATACAAAGCAATCTGAAAGATATTGGTATAACAGTAAATTTAAGAAAAGTAGCTTATGCAACTATGAGAGATATGCTTGATTCAGGAAAATTTGATCTCTCACTTGGTGTTTGGAGTCCAGATTATGCAGATCCGTTTATGTTCATGAATTATTGGTTTGATTCAAATGATCAAGGACTTGCAGGCAACAGAGCTTTTTATGTTAATCCTACAGTAGACACCTTAGTTAGAAAAGCAGCATCTATAACTGATCAATCACAACGTGAGGATTTATACAATCAAGCACAAAAGGTAGTTATAGAAGATGCACCTTATGTTTACCTATATCAAAAAGATTTTGTTATACCTATCAGCAAAAATGTAAAAGGATTTGTTTATAATCCAATGTTAGAGGGAATATATAACTTAGCAGATATGAGCAAATAG
- a CDS encoding XRE family transcriptional regulator, giving the protein MKFGFKIRKLRQEKSISIEQLAEMAKLSTGLISQVERNITGPSVTTLWKIAKALNVSMNYFFDEDECEEKDNVVRKDKRKMIILPNSKITYELLSPNIKGKIEYLLVEIDAGECNTKDLICHEGEECGYIIKGTLKVKLGNKEYILEEGDSIYFNSNVPHRYINAGNEKVISIWAMTPPSF; this is encoded by the coding sequence ATGAAATTTGGATTTAAAATTAGAAAATTGAGGCAGGAAAAGAGTATAAGTATAGAGCAACTAGCTGAAATGGCAAAACTTAGTACAGGGCTCATAAGTCAAGTAGAAAGAAACATAACAGGACCTTCTGTAACTACATTGTGGAAAATAGCTAAGGCATTAAATGTATCAATGAATTATTTTTTCGATGAAGATGAATGTGAAGAAAAAGATAATGTAGTAAGAAAAGATAAAAGAAAAATGATAATTCTTCCTAATTCTAAAATAACATATGAGCTATTGTCACCTAATATTAAGGGAAAAATAGAATATCTATTAGTAGAAATAGATGCAGGAGAGTGTAATACAAAAGATCTTATATGCCATGAGGGAGAAGAATGTGGTTATATAATTAAAGGAACGCTAAAAGTTAAATTAGGTAATAAAGAATATATTTTAGAAGAAGGCGATAGCATATATTTTAATAGTAATGTACCACATAGATATATAAATGCTGGAAATGAAAAAGTTATATCTATATGGGCCATGACCCCGCCTAGTTTTTAA
- a CDS encoding replication-associated recombination protein A, with protein MDLFDFANNKNNKELKPLAERMRPETLEEFIGQEHILSKGKMLYRAIVTDNISSAIFYGPPGVGKTTLARIIANTTKANFYELSAVNSGTSDVKKIIKEADDNQKFYSKKTILFIDEIHRFNKAQQDSVLNAVEKGIIILIGATTENPYFEINNALLSRSMIFQFKNLSENNVKEALNNAIKSPKGFGYLNIEVAPEVFDYFAIHSNGDIRKALNALDMAVRTSSRKGDKIFITAADAKECIQRKIALYDKQGTSHYDTISAFIKSLRGSSPDAAVYYLAKMLDAGEDPMFIARRITIQASEDVGNADPMALVVATNAMNAVHMIGMPECRYALSQAAIYVASAPKSNACCVAIDSALTDVRKRRDSGIPIYLRDAHYKGSEKLGHGTGYLYPHSYGGFVNQQYLPDSHKNTMYYNPTSNGFEAKIKNRLIRLWGKKK; from the coding sequence ATGGATCTATTCGATTTTGCTAATAACAAAAATAATAAAGAATTAAAACCTTTAGCCGAAAGAATGAGACCAGAGACCTTGGAAGAATTTATAGGCCAAGAGCATATTCTAAGTAAAGGCAAAATGCTATATAGAGCAATAGTTACAGATAATATTTCCTCAGCTATTTTTTACGGACCACCTGGTGTAGGTAAGACTACATTGGCAAGAATTATAGCTAATACAACAAAGGCAAATTTTTATGAATTGAGTGCTGTAAATTCTGGTACATCAGATGTAAAGAAGATTATAAAGGAAGCAGATGATAACCAAAAATTTTATTCTAAAAAAACAATATTATTTATTGATGAGATACATAGATTCAACAAAGCCCAACAGGATAGTGTTTTAAATGCAGTTGAAAAGGGTATTATTATATTGATAGGTGCTACTACAGAAAATCCCTATTTTGAAATTAATAATGCCCTTCTTTCTCGTTCTATGATTTTTCAGTTTAAAAATCTTTCCGAGAATAACGTTAAAGAAGCATTGAATAATGCCATCAAAAGTCCAAAAGGTTTTGGATATCTCAACATAGAAGTAGCTCCTGAGGTGTTTGATTATTTTGCTATACATAGTAATGGTGATATAAGAAAGGCTTTAAATGCTTTAGATATGGCAGTTAGAACTTCATCAAGAAAGGGAGATAAAATTTTTATAACTGCTGCCGATGCAAAAGAATGCATCCAGAGGAAAATTGCATTGTACGATAAACAAGGTACATCCCACTATGATACTATAAGTGCTTTCATAAAATCACTTAGGGGAAGTTCTCCTGACGCAGCAGTATACTATCTCGCAAAAATGTTAGATGCTGGTGAAGATCCAATGTTTATAGCAAGAAGAATCACTATTCAAGCCTCAGAGGATGTAGGAAATGCTGACCCTATGGCTTTAGTCGTAGCTACAAATGCTATGAATGCTGTACATATGATAGGTATGCCTGAGTGTAGATATGCACTATCTCAAGCAGCAATATACGTAGCATCAGCACCAAAATCAAATGCTTGCTGTGTTGCAATTGATTCTGCTCTCACAGATGTTAGAAAACGCAGAGATTCTGGAATACCTATTTATTTAAGAGATGCCCATTACAAAGGTTCAGAGAAGTTAGGCCATGGAACTGGATATTTGTATCCACACTCGTATGGAGGATTTGTAAATCAACAGTATTTGCCCGATTCTCATAAAAATACTATGTACTATAATCCAACGTCTAATGGATTTGAAGCTAAAATTAAAAATAGACTAATTAGACTTTGGGGTAAAAAAAAATAA
- a CDS encoding BMC domain-containing protein produces MQALGLIETIGLIAAIESADAMLKAADVNLLEKTYVGGGLVSIAVTGDVGAVKAAVDAGGAAVRNINDILLVSQHVIPRPHEELDNIIVSAVPLKDRNIPTVAPAKNQPEDETTVEVIEEDTVEVPVKIEDSIVEDSIEENSTVENSENEELLPEKITDPFKMDLTKLNRKAVDKMVLDYGLEKAIEILSKFKVIELRNLARKYKNFGIKGRSISKADKMLLLVEFRKYYGHN; encoded by the coding sequence ATGCAGGCACTTGGGTTAATCGAAACAATAGGACTTATTGCAGCTATTGAGAGCGCAGATGCTATGCTTAAGGCGGCAGATGTGAATCTCTTAGAAAAGACATATGTAGGAGGGGGGCTTGTTTCGATTGCTGTAACTGGTGATGTGGGGGCTGTGAAAGCAGCTGTAGACGCTGGTGGAGCGGCAGTTAGAAACATAAATGACATATTGCTTGTTTCACAACATGTTATTCCCCGTCCACATGAGGAATTAGATAATATAATTGTATCAGCAGTACCACTGAAAGATAGAAATATTCCAACTGTCGCTCCAGCGAAAAACCAACCAGAAGATGAAACAACAGTTGAAGTAATTGAAGAAGATACTGTAGAGGTTCCCGTTAAGATAGAAGATTCAATAGTAGAGGACTCAATAGAAGAGAATTCAACAGTAGAAAATTCAGAGAATGAGGAGCTTTTGCCAGAAAAAATAACTGATCCTTTTAAAATGGATTTGACTAAACTAAATAGGAAAGCTGTAGATAAGATGGTGCTTGACTATGGCTTAGAAAAAGCTATTGAGATTTTGAGTAAGTTTAAGGTAATAGAGCTTCGAAATCTTGCTCGCAAATATAAGAACTTTGGTATCAAAGGGAGGTCCATTTCTAAAGCAGATAAGATGCTGCTGCTTGTAGAATTCAGAAAATATTATGGGCATAATTAA
- a CDS encoding ABC transporter permease subunit, whose protein sequence is MNLELGVSDTSNKKTKNNSIILYKIKKNPMTILGFSIIIIMALLAILAPYVTSYDPTKMNILDRFQAPSIKHLFGTDEVGRDILTRIIYGTRISLTTGISVVVTAGFIGAFIGSVCGYFGGYVDQIIMRLMDMVLAFPTLILAMVIAAILGSSLFNVMLAIAIVKIPVYVRLARGEALILKNNLYVKAANTFGLSNIYIIFRHIIPNAITPIIIQITLDLGDTILLVATLGFLGLGAKPPTPEWGTMISTGFKYMLEQWWYPTFPGLAVFLASTGFNLIGDGLRDVLDPKSLR, encoded by the coding sequence ATGAATTTAGAGCTAGGGGTTAGTGATACATCAAATAAAAAAACTAAAAATAATAGTATTATTCTTTATAAGATAAAAAAGAATCCAATGACCATATTGGGATTTTCTATAATAATAATAATGGCATTGCTAGCTATTTTGGCACCTTATGTAACAAGTTATGATCCTACAAAAATGAATATACTAGATAGATTTCAAGCACCAAGTATAAAACATTTATTTGGAACAGATGAAGTCGGGCGTGATATTTTGACGAGAATTATTTATGGAACTCGAATATCTCTTACAACTGGAATAAGTGTAGTTGTTACTGCAGGATTTATAGGTGCTTTTATAGGATCTGTATGCGGATATTTTGGTGGATATGTAGACCAAATAATAATGAGACTGATGGATATGGTTTTAGCATTTCCAACTCTTATACTTGCAATGGTTATAGCTGCAATATTAGGATCTAGTTTATTTAATGTTATGCTTGCCATAGCTATAGTAAAAATTCCTGTGTATGTTAGATTAGCTAGAGGAGAAGCGCTTATTTTAAAAAACAACCTATATGTAAAAGCAGCTAATACCTTTGGATTATCTAATATATATATAATATTTAGGCATATTATTCCAAATGCAATAACTCCTATAATTATTCAGATTACTTTGGATTTAGGAGATACTATTTTACTTGTAGCAACACTAGGATTTTTGGGACTTGGAGCAAAGCCTCCAACTCCAGAATGGGGAACTATGATAAGTACAGGATTTAAGTACATGCTCGAACAATGGTGGTATCCTACATTTCCTGGACTTGCAGTTTTTTTAGCTTCAACTGGTTTTAATCTAATAGGAGATGGTCTAAGAGATGTACTTGACCCTAAATCTTTGAGATAG
- the alr gene encoding alanine racemase: MFRNYRPVWAEVNLDNLAYNMRSIKAKTMTKEIFGVVKADAYGHGALEVSKVLLENGATRLSVAVLSEGIELRKGGITCPINILGVTPSTLFPDLIEYSLEPVVFSYEYAKSLSEYAKSKNKQVKVHLAVDSGMGRIGFLPTEHSIEEAVKISKIFNIQIEGVFSHFSTADEKDKKYSKFQFDKYRWFVNELKEKGLNIKIRDISNSAAIVDLPETYCDGVRPGIILYGYYPSDEVDKSRLDIKPVMTLKASVVYLKTLNEGQYVGYGRRFKTERRTVIATLPVGYADGYTRILSGKLKIIINGKLAPVIGNICMDQCMIDVTDIEDVKIGDEVILMGSDGNVKFDAEDIAKLLGTISYEVLCMVNKRIPRVYIKNGQVIKVKNYL; encoded by the coding sequence ATGTTTAGAAATTACAGACCTGTATGGGCAGAAGTAAATTTAGACAACCTCGCATATAATATGAGAAGCATAAAAGCCAAAACAATGACAAAAGAAATTTTTGGAGTAGTTAAAGCAGATGCGTATGGACATGGTGCTTTAGAAGTTTCAAAAGTATTATTGGAAAATGGAGCAACAAGATTATCCGTAGCAGTTTTAAGTGAAGGTATAGAGCTGAGAAAGGGAGGAATAACTTGTCCAATTAATATTTTAGGTGTTACCCCATCTACGTTGTTTCCTGACCTTATTGAATACAGTTTGGAACCAGTGGTATTTTCATATGAATATGCAAAAAGTTTATCTGAATATGCAAAAAGCAAAAACAAACAAGTAAAAGTACATCTTGCCGTAGATAGTGGAATGGGAAGAATAGGGTTTCTTCCAACAGAGCATAGTATAGAAGAGGCGGTAAAAATAAGTAAGATTTTCAATATTCAAATTGAAGGTGTTTTTTCACATTTTTCTACAGCAGATGAGAAAGATAAGAAATATTCTAAGTTTCAATTTGATAAATATAGGTGGTTTGTCAATGAGCTAAAGGAAAAAGGTTTAAATATTAAGATTAGAGATATTTCTAATAGTGCAGCAATAGTAGACTTGCCAGAGACTTATTGTGATGGAGTAAGACCTGGAATAATACTCTATGGATATTATCCTTCAGATGAAGTAGACAAGAGTAGGCTGGATATTAAGCCTGTTATGACACTAAAGGCAAGCGTTGTATACTTAAAAACTTTAAATGAAGGTCAGTATGTAGGATATGGAAGAAGGTTTAAAACTGAACGAAGAACTGTTATAGCTACTTTGCCAGTTGGGTATGCAGATGGATATACTAGAATTTTATCTGGAAAATTAAAAATAATAATAAATGGTAAGCTTGCACCAGTTATAGGCAATATTTGTATGGATCAATGTATGATTGATGTCACAGATATAGAAGATGTTAAAATTGGAGATGAGGTGATACTCATGGGCAGTGATGGAAATGTAAAATTTGATGCTGAGGATATAGCAAAACTTTTAGGTACAATAAGCTATGAAGTACTTTGTATGGTAAATAAGAGAATCCCAAGGGTATATATAAAAAATGGGCAAGTTATAAAAGTGAAAAATTATTTATAA
- a CDS encoding acetaldehyde dehydrogenase (acetylating) codes for MGNFYKDLCSIQEARDLARLGKIAADQIADYTEEQIDKILCNMVRVAEENAVCLGKMAAEETGFGKAEDKAYKNHMAATTVYNYIKDMKTIGVIKEDKSQGVIEFAEPVGLLMGIVPSTNPTSTVIYKSIIAIKSRNAIVFSPHPAALKCSTKAIELMRDAAVAAGAPANVIGGIVTPSIQATNELMKAKEVAMIIATGGPGMVKAAYSSGTPAIGVGAGNSPSYIERTADVHQSVKDIIASKSFDYGTICASEQSIIVEECNHDEVIAELKKQGGYFMTAEETAKVCSILFKPGTHSMSAKFVGRAPQVIAEAAGFSVPEGTKVLVGEQGGVGNGYPLSYEKLTTVLAFYTVKDWHEACELSIRLLQNGLGHTMNIHTNDRDLVMKFAKKPASRILVNTGGSQGGTGASTGLAPAFTLGCGTWGGSSVSENVTPLHLINIKRVAYGLKDCTTLAADDTTFNHCATSPAEFAAKSNCASTAADTTDNDKLARLVSELVAAMKGAN; via the coding sequence TTGGGAAATTTTTACAAAGACTTATGTTCTATACAAGAAGCAAGAGATCTTGCACGTTTAGGAAAAATTGCAGCAGACCAAATTGCTGATTATACTGAAGAACAAATTGATAAAATCCTATGTAATATGGTTAGGGTAGCAGAAGAAAATGCAGTTTGCCTTGGTAAAATGGCTGCAGAAGAAACTGGTTTTGGAAAAGCTGAAGATAAGGCTTATAAGAACCATATGGCTGCTACTACAGTATATAATTACATCAAGGATATGAAGACTATTGGTGTTATAAAAGAAGATAAAAGTCAGGGTGTAATTGAATTTGCAGAACCAGTTGGTTTATTAATGGGTATTGTACCATCTACAAATCCAACATCTACTGTTATTTATAAATCAATCATTGCAATTAAATCAAGAAATGCAATTGTATTCTCACCACACCCAGCTGCATTAAAATGTTCAACAAAAGCAATAGAGCTTATGCGTGATGCAGCAGTAGCAGCAGGAGCTCCTGCAAATGTAATTGGTGGTATTGTTACACCATCTATACAAGCTACAAATGAACTTATGAAAGCTAAAGAAGTTGCTATGATAATTGCAACTGGAGGCCCTGGAATGGTAAAGGCTGCATATAGTTCAGGAACACCTGCAATAGGCGTTGGTGCTGGTAACTCTCCATCCTATATTGAAAGAACTGCTGATGTTCATCAATCAGTTAAAGATATAATAGCTAGTAAGAGTTTTGACTATGGTACTATTTGTGCATCCGAGCAATCAATAATTGTTGAAGAATGCAATCATGATGAAGTAATAGCTGAGTTGAAGAAACAAGGCGGATATTTCATGACAGCTGAAGAAACTGCAAAAGTTTGCAGTATACTTTTTAAGCCTGGTACACACAGCATGAGTGCTAAGTTTGTAGGAAGAGCTCCTCAGGTTATAGCAGAAGCTGCAGGTTTCTCAGTTCCAGAAGGAACAAAAGTTTTAGTAGGAGAACAAGGCGGAGTTGGTAATGGTTACCCTCTATCTTACGAGAAACTTACAACAGTACTTGCTTTCTATACAGTTAAGGATTGGCATGAAGCATGTGAGCTTAGTATAAGATTACTTCAAAATGGTCTTGGACATACTATGAACATTCATACAAATGACAGAGACTTAGTAATGAAGTTTGCTAAAAAACCAGCATCCCGTATCTTAGTTAATACTGGAGGAAGCCAGGGAGGTACTGGTGCAAGCACAGGATTAGCACCTGCATTTACATTAGGTTGTGGTACATGGGGAGGAAGTTCTGTTTCCGAAAATGTTACTCCATTACATTTAATCAATATAAAGAGAGTAGCATATGGTCTTAAAGACTGTACTACATTAGCTGCAGACGATACAACTTTCAATCATTGTGCTACAAGCCCTGCAGAATTTGCAGCAAAGAGCAATTGTGCTAGCACTGCTGCAGATACTACTGATAATGATAAACTTGCTAGACTTGTAAGTGAATTAGTAGCTGCAATGAAGGGAGCTAACTAA
- a CDS encoding phosphate propanoyltransferase encodes MDKYEAVIKLLLEAVQGNQSSKETKQDTNEIPVGVSNRHIHLSQADFNILFGEGYQVTKIKDLAQPGQYACKETVTVCGPKGAIEKIRILGPLRSKTQVEILRGDSFKLGVAPEVRMSGDLHGTPGIAIIGPKGSVQIKEGVIVAQRHIHMTPANAQHFGVHDGQTVSIKVDGPRGGIYNNVAIRANDTSALECHIDTEEANAMCVGNSSKITIVK; translated from the coding sequence ATGGACAAGTACGAAGCTGTTATAAAGCTTTTATTGGAAGCTGTTCAAGGTAATCAGTCTTCTAAAGAGACAAAGCAAGATACGAATGAAATCCCGGTCGGAGTTTCAAACCGTCATATCCATCTTTCACAAGCAGATTTTAACATCTTGTTTGGAGAAGGATACCAGGTAACAAAGATAAAGGATTTAGCACAACCAGGACAGTATGCTTGTAAAGAAACAGTAACAGTATGCGGACCAAAGGGAGCTATTGAAAAAATTAGAATCCTTGGACCATTACGTAGTAAGACACAGGTAGAAATCTTAAGAGGAGATTCTTTCAAATTAGGAGTAGCTCCAGAAGTAAGGATGTCAGGTGATTTACACGGAACACCTGGAATTGCCATAATAGGACCAAAGGGATCTGTTCAAATAAAGGAAGGTGTGATTGTTGCACAGAGACACATTCACATGACTCCTGCAAATGCACAACATTTTGGTGTGCATGATGGACAGACAGTAAGCATTAAAGTTGATGGACCACGTGGTGGAATTTATAATAATGTTGCTATCAGAGCAAATGATACTTCAGCTTTAGAGTGCCATATTGACACAGAAGAAGCAAATGCTATGTGTGTTGGCAATTCATCAAAAATTACAATAGTAAAATAG
- the eutM gene encoding ethanolamine utilization microcompartment protein EutM has translation MKYDALGMIETKGLVGSIEAADAMVKAANVYLIGKEHVGGGLVTVMVRGDVGAVKAATDAGAAAAQRVGELVSVHVIPRPHVEVETILPKTNLKEDEK, from the coding sequence ATGAAATATGATGCATTAGGAATGATTGAAACAAAAGGTTTAGTAGGTTCAATTGAAGCTGCAGATGCAATGGTAAAGGCAGCAAATGTTTATCTAATAGGAAAAGAACATGTTGGCGGCGGTCTTGTAACAGTAATGGTAAGAGGAGACGTAGGAGCAGTAAAGGCAGCTACTGATGCTGGTGCTGCTGCAGCACAACGTGTTGGAGAATTAGTTTCTGTTCATGTTATTCCTCGTCCACACGTTGAAGTTGAAACTATCCTTCCTAAAACTAATTTAAAGGAAGATGAAAAATAG